The following nucleotide sequence is from Nitratidesulfovibrio termitidis HI1.
GGGCCGACGGGCGCTGGTACGTGGCCGTGCATCTTTACGGGCGGGGCACCGTGCTGGTGCCCGCCGAGGAGTGTCACCCGAAATGAGAACGAACGCCGCCCATCGCAAGGCCCTGCTGGGCAAGTCCTCCATCGGCGTGAAGCAGCTGGGAATCGATGCCGACACCCTGCGCGAGATGCTGCGCAACCTGTTCGGCAAGGAATCGCGGGCCGAGCTGACCGCGCCGGAACTGGTGCGCCTGTGCGACCACCTGGCGCAGCGCGGTGCGCGGTTCACGTCCGGCGCGGCACCACGGGAAGGCAAACCGTACAAGGTGAAGGCCGCCGGGCGGCGCAGCGACTGGTACGAGATTCCCGAAGGGCCGCAGGCCGCCCGCAAGCGCGGCATCGCGGCCATGTGGCGCAGACTGGGCTACGACATGACCAGTCTGGACACCCGCGTGCAGCGGGCCTTTGGCGTGGAGGCGTTTCGCTGGCTGGACGACGAGGGCAACCTGCGCAC
It contains:
- a CDS encoding regulatory protein GemA, which produces MRTNAAHRKALLGKSSIGVKQLGIDADTLREMLRNLFGKESRAELTAPELVRLCDHLAQRGARFTSGAAPREGKPYKVKAAGRRSDWYEIPEGPQAARKRGIAAMWRRLGYDMTSLDTRVQRAFGVEAFRWLDDEGNLRTLARDLEARLRARDRREQDAAEATA